A region of Argentina anserina chromosome 5, drPotAnse1.1, whole genome shotgun sequence DNA encodes the following proteins:
- the LOC126794684 gene encoding disease resistance protein RPM1-like, with protein MAESAVMFLVFKLNTLLEEEVSLLSGIKAQVQEMVDELERIQAFLKAADAKEDNDPQQKVWVNQVRDVAHEMEDALDKFRHSHSHDHENGFRASLRKLYDTTKKWKARRRVAADIEGLKYRIKTLESNKFVDQAGSSSARQVHHQFSQGDATLLEEADLVAIGERKRELLKLLMKEEATRLVVPVVGMGGLGKTTLVKQLYEDAKVKKHFKIQAWITVSRSFQMNKLLKHMIHEIFEVIRKPVPQDEEIERMDDNKLKERIRKLLQHSRYLIVLDDLWNIADWNAINHAMPNNNRGSRIMLTTRNVKIASASCLENPADMIYHLKPLSSNDSWILFCRKTFRGNPCPSNLKEICPSILKKCGGLPLAIVAVGSVLALKDQTNVDEWTAVSGSIGAELQENDQLDNMTKVLYLSFSDLPYHLKSCFLYLSIFPDIYKIDHMRLIRLWLAEGFIIETEGKTPEEVAQSYIKELWDRSLIQATETATDGRVKSYRIHDLLREIIISKSREQNFAAIEREQGTMWSDKVRRLSIVNTLKNVQEKRIPSKLRSLLIFGVEDSLNDFSITKLFPKGLQLLTVLDLEGAHLQVFPKEVVKLVFLKYLSLRNSKVKQIPSSIKELRYLQTLDLKHSHVLELPDEILYLKQLRHLLVYRYEVESYARFNAKYGVKLPAGICCLQSLQKLCFIEANQYSGDLMAELGSMNQLRRLGILKLRHEDAETLCSSIQKMPNLRSFSVSSAEINGLIDLSYMSSAPKFLRRLYLTGRLANLPHWIPALQNLVRLFLKWSQLKEDPLVHLQGLPNLVHLELLQVFDGQSLHFGAGGFPRLKLLGIDKLDELQSVTIDEGAMPCLEKLIIQRCELLKKVPSGIEHLSNLKLLEFFDMPDELIRALQPDGGEDRMKIAHVAAVYYSYWRGGGWDVYSLVNDGEGSHQGTSAMRRLEPNILWKV; from the coding sequence ATGGCCGAAAGTGCAGTCATGTTTTTAGTTTTCAAGCTTAATACATTACTTGAAGAGGAGGTGAGCCTATTGTCAGGGATCAAAGCACAGGTCCAGGAAATGGTTGATGAATTAGAGCGCATCCAGGCGTTTTTAAAGGCTGCTGATGCGAAGGAAGACAACGATCCTCAGCAAAAAGTGTGGGTTAATCAAGTCAGAGATGTGGCTCATGAGATGGAAGATGCACTTGATAAATTTAGGCATTCCCATTCACATGATCATGAGAATGGATTCCGTGCTTCTCTTCGTAAGCTTTATGACACCACCAAGAAATGGAAAGCTCGCCGAAGAGTTGCCGCTGATATTGAAGGCCTGAAGTATAGAATCAAGACTCTCGAGAGTAACAAATTTGTTGATCAAGCCGGCTCCAGCTCTGCACGTCAAGTTCATCATCAGTTCAGTCAAGGGGATGCCACTTTACTAGAAGAGGCCGATCTGGTGGCAATCGGCGAGCGGAAAAGGGAACTTTTGAAGTTGCTGATGAAGGAAGAAGCAACACGCCTGGTGGTTCCCGTAGTTGGTATGGGAGGGCTGGGAAAAACTACATTGGTAAAACAATTGTACGAGGATGCCAAAGTTAAGAAGCATTTTAAGATACAAGCTTGGATCACTGTCTCTCGATCATTCCAGATGAATAAGCTTCTAAAACACATGATCCATGAAATATTTGAAGTTATCAGAAAACCAGTTCCTCAAGatgaagaaattgaaagaatGGATGACAACAAGCTGAAAGAGAGAATCAGAAAATTGCTGCAGCATAGTCGGTACCTGATTGTTCTGGACGACCTATGGAACATAGCAGACTGGAATGCCATCAATCATGCAATGCCAAACAACAATCGTGGCAGTCGAATAATGCTTACTACTCGCAATGTGAAAATAGCCTCTGCTTCTTGCTTGGAGAACCCTGCTGACATGATCTACCATTTAAAGCCCTTATCGTCGAATGATTCATGGATTCTTTTCTGCAGGAAGACATTTCGTGGAAACCCATGCCCATCAAATCTGAAAGAAATTTGTCCATCCATCCTAAAGAAATGTGGGGGACTTCCCCTTGCAATTGTAGCAGTGGGATCTGTTCTAGCTTTAAAAGACCAGACAAATGTAGATGAATGGACTGCTGTTTCTGGAAGCATTGGAGCTGAACTTCAGGAAAATGACCAGCTTGACAATATGACAAAAGTGCTGTATCTCAGTTTCAGTGATTTACCATACCATCTGAAGTCATGTTTCTTGTATCTGAGCATCTTTCCAGATATCTACAAAATTGATCATATGAGATTAATTCGATTGTGGTTAGCTGAAGGATTTATTATTGAAACTGAAGGAAAGACACCAGAAGAAGTTGCACAGAGTTACATCAAAGAGCTATGGGACAGAAGTTTGATTCAAGCAACAGAAACAGCAACTGATGGGCGAGTTAAATCCTATCGCATCCATGATCTGTTACGGGAGATTATCATTTCCAAGTCTAGAGAGCAAAATTTTGCAGCAATAGAGAGAGAACAAGGCACAATGTGGTCCGACAAAGTTCGACGACTATCAATAGTTAATACATTGAAGAATGTACAAGAGAAGAGGATTCCATCTAAGCTTCGCTCTTTGCTCATCTTTGGGGTTGAAGATTCACTGAATGATTTTTCGATAACAAAATTGTTTCCGAAAGGTCTTCAGCTGCTCACAGTACTAGACTTGGAAGGTGCACATCTACAGGTGTTTCCAAAAGAGGTTGTGAAGCTGGTTTTTCTCAAGTACCTTAGCCTGAGGAATAGCAAGGTGAAACAAATTCCAAGCTCCATCAAGGAGCTAAGATACCTACAGACTCTCGACCTTAAACACTCCCATGTTCTTGAATTGCCTGATGAGATTTTGTATCTGAAGCAACTTCGCCACCTCCTAGTGTATCGTTATGAAGTTGAGTCGTATGCAAGATTTAACGCTAAATATGGAGTTAAGCTTCCTGCAGGAATATGTTGCTTGCAATCTCTCCAAAAGCTTTGTTTTATCGAGGCAAATCAATACAGTGGTGATTTGATGGCAGAGCTAGGGAGTATGAATCAACTGAGGAGGTTAGGCATTTTGAAGTTGAGACATGAAGATGCGGAAACCTTATGCTCATCCATCCAAAAGATGCCAAATCTTCGTTCATTTTCTGTATCTTCAGCGGAGATAAACGGGTTAATTGACTTGAGCTACATGTCAAGTGCTCCGAAGTTTCTTCGGCGACTGTACTTGACAGGTCGTTTAGCAAACTTACCACACTGGATTCCTGCACTTCAAAACCTGGTCAGACTGTTTCTAAAATGGAGTCAGCTGAAGGAAGATCCTCTGGTACATCTTCAGGGTTTGCCAAATCTGGTACATCTTGAACTGCTACAAGTTTTTGATGGACAAAGCTTGCATTTTGGGGCAGGAGGGTTTCCAAGACTGAAGCTATTAGGCATTGATAAGTTGGATGAACTTCAATCAGTAACCATAGATGAAGGAGCAATGCCTTGTCTAGAAAAGCTAATTATCCAGCGGTGTGAATTGTTGAAGAAGGTCCCATCTGGCATTGAACATTTATCCAATTTAAAGCTGCTTGAGTTTTTTGATATGCCAGATGAACTAATCAGGGCGCTACAACCAGATGGAGGAGAAGATCGCATGAAAATCGCTCATGTTGCAGCAGTTTATTATTCCTATTGGAGAGGTGGGGGTTGGGATGTCTATTCCTTAGTCAATGACGGGGAGGGATCTCATCAAGGTACTTCTGCCATGAGGAGGCTCGAACCTAACATTCTATGGAAGGTTTAG